A genomic segment from Gemmatimonadota bacterium encodes:
- the rsmB gene encoding 16S rRNA (cytosine(967)-C(5))-methyltransferase RsmB, with product MSSEIRETSSGSAMRSSSITPTRIIAAEVCADVRAGQLLDPSFERHTTQIDSRDRRWTQELLYGMMRKRAFLDAVLSDRVRGGLVRLDPDLIDLLRLGAYQLLCMGSVPAYAAIAQTVELTKTRHGIGASKLANAVLRRTDRERANLGVATPPDPIDALALANSHPRWLVARWVARWGAEETAALLAANNTEAPVVLRPYNTTRAELADMLTAAGVPTHGAPLVADSIELGHGVSLTELEAFTRGLFFVQDPAATLVVQYAGIAPGSRVADLCAAPGGKTFEMARDAEVVFAADRSAARMQRVIATALRLNAKNVVPLVDDARHPALRNMDAVLVDVPCTGTGTFRRHPDARWRLKASDLAVMPAIQRSIIRAAAEAVKPGGLLIYSTCSLEPEENDTQVETFLDEHPEFTLEPPPDGVVPASTLDAGRLRVLPHRHGTDGAFAARLRRSE from the coding sequence GTGAGCTCTGAGATCAGGGAAACCTCCTCTGGCAGCGCCATGCGCAGCTCGTCGATCACTCCGACGCGGATCATTGCCGCCGAGGTCTGCGCGGATGTTCGGGCTGGGCAGCTGCTGGATCCGTCGTTCGAACGGCACACCACGCAGATCGATTCTCGCGACCGGAGATGGACGCAGGAACTGCTCTACGGGATGATGCGCAAGCGTGCCTTCCTCGACGCTGTCCTCTCCGACCGTGTCCGCGGAGGGCTCGTCCGCCTCGATCCGGACCTCATCGACCTGCTCAGGCTCGGCGCGTATCAGCTGCTCTGCATGGGGTCGGTCCCCGCCTACGCTGCGATCGCCCAGACAGTCGAGCTCACCAAGACGCGCCACGGAATTGGCGCCAGCAAGCTCGCGAACGCGGTTCTGCGGCGAACTGACCGGGAGCGCGCCAACCTGGGCGTGGCGACGCCGCCAGATCCTATCGATGCACTCGCGCTCGCCAATTCGCACCCTCGCTGGCTCGTCGCCCGGTGGGTGGCACGGTGGGGCGCCGAGGAGACGGCAGCACTGCTGGCCGCAAACAACACCGAGGCGCCGGTAGTTCTTCGGCCGTACAATACGACGCGCGCCGAGCTGGCCGACATGCTCACGGCGGCGGGAGTACCGACGCACGGAGCCCCCCTTGTCGCCGACTCCATCGAGTTGGGGCACGGTGTTTCGCTTACCGAGCTCGAGGCGTTCACGCGCGGGCTGTTCTTCGTGCAGGATCCGGCCGCGACGCTGGTCGTCCAGTACGCCGGCATCGCACCGGGATCCCGGGTCGCGGACCTGTGCGCGGCGCCTGGCGGCAAGACCTTCGAGATGGCCCGCGATGCTGAAGTAGTGTTTGCGGCCGATCGGTCGGCCGCGCGCATGCAGCGCGTGATTGCGACGGCGCTTCGGCTCAATGCGAAGAACGTCGTGCCGCTGGTCGACGACGCTCGGCATCCCGCCTTGCGCAACATGGATGCTGTCCTGGTCGATGTGCCCTGCACCGGCACGGGCACCTTCCGGCGCCATCCGGACGCTCGCTGGCGCCTCAAGGCCTCGGACCTCGCTGTGATGCCTGCGATCCAGCGATCCATCATCCGGGCCGCCGCCGAAGCGGTGAAGCCGGGCGGGCTGCTCATCTACAGCACGTGCTCGTTGGAACCCGAGGAGAACGACACCCAGGTGGAAACATTCCTCGACGAACACCCCGAATTCACGCTGGAGCCGCCGCCTGATGGCGTGGTACCTGCTTCCACCCTGGATGCGGGACGCCTTCGCGTCCTACCGCACAGGCATGGAACCGACGGCGCCTTCGCCGCAAGACTTCGGAGATCTGAATAG
- a CDS encoding PASTA domain-containing protein, whose amino-acid sequence MNFRALLRRAFPYIVIGIGGFALAYVVILIFVLPTKIVPSAPQPSAPASSPAFQPIDTAVTQPPPMPAEPPPVNARIIQAPRDTTPIITPDLVGMALPDARGVLNNLRLRTVVTRDTSSFQPPNTVIRQDPAANSPITAGESVTLTVSYFPPDSTSNTIRVPRTPAPPIIRPAADSLH is encoded by the coding sequence GTGAATTTTCGCGCGCTCCTGCGGCGTGCGTTTCCTTACATAGTGATCGGCATCGGCGGCTTCGCGCTTGCTTACGTCGTGATCTTGATCTTCGTCCTTCCCACGAAGATCGTTCCATCAGCGCCGCAGCCTTCCGCTCCCGCGTCGTCGCCGGCATTCCAGCCCATCGATACGGCAGTCACGCAGCCACCACCCATGCCGGCCGAGCCTCCGCCGGTCAACGCTCGAATCATTCAGGCGCCACGGGACACGACGCCCATCATCACCCCCGATCTCGTGGGCATGGCGCTCCCGGACGCGCGCGGCGTCCTGAACAACCTGCGGCTCAGAACCGTGGTCACCCGCGATACCAGCTCGTTTCAGCCTCCGAATACCGTGATCCGGCAGGATCCAGCCGCAAATTCACCCATCACGGCGGGTGAATCCGTCACTCTTACTGTGTCGTACTTTCCTCCGGACAGCACCTCCAATACAATCCGGGTACCGCGAACGCCCGCGCCACCGATTATCCGGCCAGCCGCAGATTCGCTCCACTAG
- a CDS encoding TlpA disulfide reductase family protein: MTGRGQLGVVAIVLVAVAAIGFAVTRALGTELTPLGAGTRAPDFHAVTLDTPPKPKSLADYKGQVVLVNIWATWCQPCRVEMPSIERLYKTYGPKGLRVVAVSIDDPGTEPAIRAFVRDMGMTFDVLHDPAGKIEHAYQVTGYPETVIIGKDGVIRKKVAMAIDWDTEGNRRLIEHLLSE; the protein is encoded by the coding sequence ATGACTGGCCGCGGACAGCTGGGCGTCGTTGCAATAGTGCTTGTTGCGGTGGCCGCGATCGGATTCGCGGTTACGCGCGCCCTCGGGACCGAGCTCACGCCGCTTGGCGCCGGCACGAGAGCTCCCGACTTTCATGCAGTGACGCTCGACACGCCGCCCAAACCGAAATCTCTCGCCGACTACAAGGGCCAGGTTGTTCTGGTCAATATCTGGGCGACATGGTGCCAACCATGCCGGGTCGAGATGCCGAGCATCGAGCGCCTTTACAAGACGTACGGACCCAAGGGCCTGCGTGTGGTCGCGGTGAGCATCGACGATCCGGGTACCGAGCCAGCCATTCGCGCCTTCGTACGGGACATGGGAATGACATTCGATGTGCTGCACGATCCTGCTGGCAAGATCGAGCACGCATATCAGGTGACCGGTTACCCGGAAACCGTGATCATCGGCAAGGACGGCGTGATTCGCAAGAAAGTTGCGATGGCCATCGACTGGGACACAGAGGGAAACCGCCGTCTCATCGAACACCTGCTTTCAGAATGA
- the yajC gene encoding preprotein translocase subunit YajC — MNNPLVGTILMYGAIGAIFYFVLLRPQQKQKKEHDTMLRSLRRGDEIVTAGGVVGEVTYIAQQTKDGNPVISLDDRVTIKSGDTRLIVERGRIAKIMRKNSAGAEE; from the coding sequence ATGAACAATCCGCTAGTAGGCACCATCCTGATGTATGGCGCGATCGGCGCCATCTTCTATTTCGTCCTTCTTCGCCCGCAGCAGAAGCAGAAGAAGGAGCACGATACCATGCTCCGGAGTCTTCGCCGCGGAGACGAGATAGTCACGGCCGGAGGCGTCGTGGGCGAGGTGACGTACATCGCGCAGCAGACCAAGGACGGCAATCCGGTCATCTCGCTGGACGACCGCGTCACGATAAAGTCCGGCGACACGCGCCTGATCGTGGAGCGCGGTCGCATAGCCAAGATCATGCGCAAGAATTCCGCGGGCGCCGAGGAGTAA
- the ruvB gene encoding Holliday junction branch migration DNA helicase RuvB, which yields MSRAEITTPEVIADESVVELSLRPQKLAEFIGQPKVKDSLRIYIDAALARREPLDHTLFFGPPGLGKTTLAELIARELGVNIHSTSGPALEKPGDLVGTLTNMRAGDILFIDEIHRLRPVIEEFLYPAMEDYKIDIRLSEGPKAQTITMAIERFTLIGATTRLGMLTAPLRARFGIEQRLNYYPVEALELIVRRTAEVLKTEIDVHGTHEIARRSRGTPRVANRLLRRVRDYAQVRADGIITLPVADEALQMLDVDQFGLDDMDSRILKTIIEKFEGGPVGITTIAAAVGEDAGTLEEVYEPFLVQNGFLQRTPRGRVATPQAYRHFGYTPPAQAQQTSLL from the coding sequence TCGTCGAGCTTTCGCTCAGACCGCAGAAACTGGCAGAGTTCATCGGCCAGCCCAAGGTCAAGGACTCGCTCCGCATCTACATCGATGCGGCGCTCGCGCGGCGCGAGCCGCTGGACCACACGCTCTTCTTCGGCCCGCCGGGACTTGGCAAGACCACGCTTGCGGAGCTGATAGCGCGCGAGCTGGGCGTGAACATCCACTCGACGTCGGGGCCGGCGCTGGAAAAACCGGGAGATCTCGTCGGAACTCTGACCAACATGCGCGCCGGCGATATCCTCTTCATCGACGAGATTCATCGTCTGCGTCCCGTGATCGAGGAGTTCCTCTATCCCGCGATGGAGGATTACAAGATCGACATCAGATTGTCCGAAGGCCCCAAGGCACAGACGATCACGATGGCGATCGAGCGATTCACGCTCATCGGTGCGACGACGCGGCTCGGCATGCTCACAGCACCGCTGCGCGCGCGCTTCGGGATCGAGCAGCGACTCAACTACTATCCGGTGGAGGCGCTAGAGCTGATCGTCCGCCGCACTGCAGAAGTGCTGAAGACGGAGATCGACGTCCACGGCACGCATGAAATTGCGCGTCGTTCACGCGGCACACCGCGCGTCGCGAACCGGCTGCTGCGCAGGGTGCGCGACTACGCCCAGGTGCGCGCCGATGGAATCATCACGTTGCCAGTGGCTGACGAAGCGCTGCAGATGCTCGACGTCGATCAGTTCGGACTGGACGACATGGATTCGCGCATTCTCAAGACCATCATCGAGAAGTTCGAGGGCGGTCCGGTAGGAATAACGACCATCGCTGCAGCAGTCGGCGAGGATGCTGGAACGCTCGAGGAAGTATACGAGCCGTTCCTCGTGCAGAACGGATTTCTCCAGCGCACTCCACGTGGACGAGTCGCAACGCCGCAGGCGTACCGTCACTTCGGATACACGCCACCAGCGCAAGCACAGCAAACCAGTTTGCTCTGA
- the tgt gene encoding tRNA guanosine(34) transglycosylase Tgt translates to MPFSFNVLQSQGGARAGVFATPHGDVPTPAFMPVGTLATVKALDPDDLHRAGASMVLSNAYHLHLRPGDELIRDMGGLHRFMGWNGPLLTDSGGFQVFSLETLRTINEEGVEFRSHINGDAKFFTPETVIGIERNIGADVMMQFDHVIPGQSSEAVARDAMERSARWLARCLAEFEAGAASAPFEQTLFPIVQGGIHPHLRSESVQRITELSHWTGFGIGGLSVGEAKPDMYAMLEVADEAIPRDRPRYLMGVGFPEDLIEGVRRGVDLFDCVAPTRMGRTGAVFTHDGRLNVKRAELRADPGPLDPDCDCPACTRFSRAYLRHLFVSGEILGLRLLSLHNVHFLIRLMRAAREHIASGTFDEWSADWLVRYFATPEITR, encoded by the coding sequence ATGCCGTTCAGCTTCAACGTCTTGCAATCCCAGGGTGGAGCGCGCGCGGGTGTGTTCGCGACGCCGCACGGCGACGTTCCGACTCCGGCATTCATGCCTGTCGGTACGCTCGCGACAGTGAAGGCGCTCGACCCCGACGACCTGCACCGCGCCGGCGCATCGATGGTGCTCTCCAATGCGTACCACCTGCACCTCCGGCCCGGCGACGAGCTGATTCGCGACATGGGAGGGCTGCACAGATTCATGGGATGGAATGGCCCCCTGCTCACCGATTCGGGCGGGTTCCAGGTGTTCTCGCTCGAAACGCTCAGAACCATCAACGAGGAGGGCGTCGAATTTCGGAGCCACATCAACGGCGACGCGAAATTCTTCACCCCCGAAACCGTGATTGGCATCGAGCGCAACATCGGCGCTGACGTGATGATGCAATTCGATCATGTCATTCCCGGGCAGTCGAGCGAGGCCGTGGCGCGCGACGCGATGGAGCGCAGCGCGCGCTGGCTGGCGCGCTGTCTCGCAGAGTTCGAAGCTGGCGCGGCAAGTGCCCCGTTCGAGCAGACTCTCTTTCCGATCGTGCAGGGCGGAATCCACCCACACCTGCGCAGCGAGTCCGTCCAGCGAATCACGGAGCTCTCGCACTGGACCGGATTCGGAATCGGTGGCCTGTCCGTCGGCGAGGCCAAACCCGACATGTATGCGATGCTCGAGGTCGCCGACGAGGCGATCCCGCGCGACCGGCCACGCTATCTCATGGGGGTTGGATTCCCCGAGGACCTAATCGAAGGCGTCCGGCGCGGGGTCGATCTGTTCGACTGCGTCGCCCCTACACGAATGGGACGCACCGGAGCCGTCTTCACCCACGACGGACGGCTCAATGTGAAACGCGCCGAGCTGCGTGCCGATCCGGGGCCGCTCGATCCGGACTGCGACTGTCCCGCCTGCACCCGATTCAGCCGCGCATATCTGAGGCATCTGTTCGTCAGCGGGGAGATACTCGGCCTCCGCCTCCTGTCGCTTCACAATGTACATTTCCTGATTCGACTCATGCGTGCCGCCCGGGAACACATCGCAAGCGGAACGTTCGATGAGTGGAGCGCCGACTGGCTCGTGCGCTACTTCGCGACACCCGAAATCACACGATGA
- the fmt gene encoding methionyl-tRNA formyltransferase: MRVMFWGTPDFAAPALRALVGEGFEVCAVVTRPDRPVGRNRVLTQPAVKQIAIEESLPVFQPESPRDEDFRELVEAVAPDLSVVVAYGHILPRAIIDAPTHGTLNIHASLLPALRGASPIQGAIREGLTETGVTIMRMVPALDAGPIILQSRTPIADDETYGELQGRLSELGALALIEALTLIELGHVTEHAQDDSLATYAAKVDRDTTRIDWSLSEHQVANVIRAYDPKPGAWTTHRGADLKLFGARRIFDMSGSPGEVLAADEDGLVVACGDGAVRLCDVQPAGKRRMQAIDWHRGRGISIGDSLG, translated from the coding sequence ATGCGCGTAATGTTCTGGGGCACACCCGATTTCGCCGCACCAGCGCTGCGCGCGCTCGTCGGCGAGGGGTTCGAGGTCTGCGCCGTCGTTACTCGTCCGGACAGGCCCGTGGGGCGCAATCGCGTGCTCACGCAGCCCGCGGTCAAGCAGATCGCAATCGAGGAGTCGCTCCCCGTCTTCCAACCCGAGTCGCCGCGGGACGAAGACTTCCGCGAGCTCGTCGAGGCGGTCGCGCCGGATCTTTCCGTCGTCGTCGCCTATGGCCACATCCTGCCGCGCGCCATAATCGACGCGCCCACACACGGCACACTCAACATTCACGCGTCGCTGCTGCCAGCCCTCCGTGGCGCATCTCCAATTCAGGGCGCGATCCGGGAGGGGCTGACCGAAACTGGTGTCACCATCATGCGGATGGTACCCGCCCTCGATGCCGGCCCGATCATTCTCCAGTCGCGCACGCCGATAGCCGATGACGAGACCTACGGAGAGCTCCAGGGCCGCCTGTCCGAGCTCGGCGCGCTCGCTCTGATCGAGGCGCTCACACTGATCGAGCTGGGCCACGTAACCGAGCATGCTCAGGACGATTCACTGGCGACCTACGCGGCCAAAGTGGATCGAGACACTACTCGCATCGACTGGTCGCTCAGCGAGCATCAGGTTGCCAACGTGATACGCGCCTACGACCCCAAGCCGGGCGCCTGGACGACCCACCGCGGGGCCGATCTCAAGCTTTTCGGGGCAAGACGCATTTTCGACATGTCCGGGTCTCCTGGGGAGGTACTCGCCGCCGATGAGGATGGCCTCGTCGTTGCATGTGGCGACGGCGCTGTCCGACTCTGCGATGTGCAGCCAGCCGGCAAGCGACGCATGCAGGCGATCGACTGGCATCGCGGCCGTGGTATCTCCATAGGCGATTCGCTCGGCTAA
- the def gene encoding peptide deformylase: MAVLDIRVLGDPILRERTEALRAVTDEVRALVADMFETMRAAEGIGLAAPQVGRKERVFVMDVDDEPMAMVNPEIIERQGSERAEEGCLSIPEIFGDVDRATRIIVRALDAEGKQFEVELTDLAARCVQHELDHLDGKLFIDYMSLIKRKFTARKWEKEAVNYPGFIRKLEPGKAHSRKSRSRKSTDPAAPPFEPEL, from the coding sequence GTGGCTGTACTCGACATTCGCGTTCTTGGAGACCCGATCCTGCGTGAGCGCACCGAAGCTCTTCGAGCTGTTACCGACGAGGTTCGTGCGCTCGTAGCCGACATGTTCGAAACGATGCGCGCCGCAGAGGGGATTGGTCTCGCCGCGCCGCAGGTCGGCCGCAAGGAGCGTGTCTTCGTGATGGATGTAGATGACGAGCCGATGGCGATGGTGAATCCCGAGATCATCGAGCGCCAAGGCTCCGAGCGCGCGGAAGAGGGCTGCCTTTCCATCCCGGAGATTTTCGGCGATGTGGATCGCGCAACGCGGATAATCGTGCGAGCGCTCGACGCCGAGGGCAAGCAGTTCGAGGTCGAGCTTACCGATCTCGCCGCCCGATGCGTGCAACACGAGCTGGACCACCTCGACGGCAAGCTCTTCATCGACTACATGAGCCTGATCAAGCGCAAGTTCACGGCGCGGAAGTGGGAGAAGGAAGCGGTCAATTATCCGGGTTTCATTCGCAAGCTAGAGCCCGGGAAGGCGCATTCACGCAAGTCCCGCTCGCGCAAATCGACGGATCCTGCCGCGCCACCCTTCGAGCCGGAGCTCTGA
- the queA gene encoding tRNA preQ1(34) S-adenosylmethionine ribosyltransferase-isomerase QueA: MHGTRTSDYDFQLPPELIAQSPPPVRGESRLMVVDRATQTIAHRRFADIVEYIPDGDVLVRNTTRVMRARLLGTRDSGAPAEILLLKSLGDSRYEAMVRPGGKVKPGRMIHIGDQLDVRILETTERRTRIVELVTPLNDSDSIERYGHIPLPPYITRADAPPDAERYQTVYAAETGSAAAPTAGLHFTPEILSALRAHGVEIADVILHVGAGTFKPVEVDDPAQHVMHEEWYEVPALASQQIASARSRGAKTWAVGTTSVRTLESAATADGVVASGSNETSIFIRPPYAFRAVDHLLTNFHLPHSTLIMLVAAFAGFDLTMRAYATAVEERYRFFSYGDAMLIL; encoded by the coding sequence ATGCACGGAACCAGAACCTCCGACTACGACTTCCAGCTCCCACCTGAGCTGATTGCGCAATCGCCGCCACCCGTGCGCGGCGAGAGCCGGCTCATGGTCGTCGATCGCGCAACGCAAACGATTGCGCATCGTCGCTTCGCGGACATCGTGGAATACATTCCCGACGGTGATGTGCTCGTTCGCAACACCACGCGCGTCATGCGCGCTCGTCTGCTCGGCACACGCGATTCCGGAGCGCCCGCCGAGATACTGCTGCTCAAGTCACTCGGCGACTCACGCTATGAAGCGATGGTGCGACCCGGCGGAAAGGTGAAACCCGGACGCATGATTCACATCGGCGATCAACTCGACGTTCGCATTCTCGAAACGACGGAACGACGCACGCGCATTGTCGAGCTCGTCACGCCGCTCAACGACTCGGATTCGATCGAGCGCTACGGACACATCCCGCTTCCGCCATACATCACGCGCGCCGACGCTCCGCCGGATGCGGAACGATACCAGACGGTTTACGCCGCCGAGACCGGATCGGCCGCTGCTCCAACTGCAGGATTGCATTTCACGCCTGAGATACTGAGCGCGCTGCGCGCGCACGGAGTCGAAATCGCAGATGTGATTCTCCACGTCGGCGCGGGCACGTTCAAGCCGGTCGAAGTCGACGATCCCGCGCAACACGTGATGCACGAGGAGTGGTACGAGGTACCGGCACTTGCCTCCCAACAGATCGCCAGTGCCCGCTCGCGCGGCGCGAAGACGTGGGCCGTGGGCACGACGTCCGTGCGCACGCTCGAGAGCGCCGCAACCGCGGATGGAGTCGTCGCATCCGGCAGCAATGAGACCAGCATCTTCATCCGCCCGCCGTACGCGTTCCGCGCGGTCGATCATCTGCTGACTAACTTCCACCTGCCACACTCGACGCTGATCATGCTGGTAGCGGCCTTCGCCGGCTTCGACCTGACCATGCGTGCGTACGCGACCGCGGTCGAGGAGCGCTACCGCTTCTTCTCCTACGGCGACGCAATGCTCATTCTCTGA
- the tsaD gene encoding tRNA (adenosine(37)-N6)-threonylcarbamoyltransferase complex transferase subunit TsaD gives MTRILGIETSCDETSAAIVDDENGVPTLRALVILSQDVHRVFGGVVPEIASRAHLTAIVPVVRETVAQAAATLSDLDAVAVTTEPGLVGALMVGLNYAKGLSLALDIPMIAVHHMEGHLFATSLDDATAEPPFTALLVSGGHTLLLDVPAWGSYKLLGSTRDDAAGEAFDKVAKLLGLPYPGGRHVEALARDGDPSRFRFSRPMLHRNTPSDDSSYFDVSFSGLKTAVLNAVRGSSDIDRDRADIARGFQDALIETLVEKTARAASMFHRDRIVLGGGVACNRTLIEAMRARMGIHVEVFAPTPRLATDNAAMIARAGLFRYNHGERASLDHAARATAPLPGQE, from the coding sequence GTGACTCGCATCCTGGGCATCGAGACATCGTGTGATGAAACGTCGGCCGCGATTGTCGATGACGAAAATGGCGTTCCAACGCTTCGCGCACTCGTCATTCTCTCGCAGGACGTGCATCGCGTGTTCGGAGGTGTAGTCCCGGAGATCGCGTCGCGCGCCCATCTCACGGCGATAGTCCCCGTGGTACGCGAGACTGTTGCACAGGCAGCCGCCACTCTCAGCGATCTCGACGCTGTCGCGGTCACGACGGAGCCAGGACTGGTTGGCGCACTCATGGTAGGACTCAACTACGCCAAGGGTCTGTCGCTCGCGCTCGATATTCCGATGATCGCGGTCCATCACATGGAAGGTCATCTCTTCGCGACTTCGCTGGACGATGCAACCGCCGAGCCGCCGTTCACGGCGCTGCTGGTTTCCGGAGGCCATACCCTGTTGCTCGATGTTCCAGCGTGGGGCAGCTACAAGCTACTTGGCTCCACGCGCGACGACGCCGCCGGTGAAGCTTTCGACAAGGTCGCGAAGTTGCTTGGTTTGCCATATCCCGGTGGACGTCACGTAGAGGCCCTTGCTCGCGATGGAGATCCTTCGCGCTTCCGCTTCAGCCGGCCGATGTTGCACAGAAATACGCCGAGCGACGACTCGTCGTATTTTGACGTTTCATTCAGCGGACTCAAGACCGCCGTGCTCAACGCGGTGCGGGGCTCGTCCGACATCGACCGCGATCGAGCCGATATCGCGCGTGGATTTCAGGATGCGCTCATCGAGACACTTGTCGAGAAAACCGCGCGCGCGGCCTCGATGTTTCATCGTGACCGGATAGTGCTCGGCGGCGGCGTCGCCTGCAATCGCACGTTGATCGAGGCGATGCGCGCACGGATGGGCATCCACGTCGAGGTGTTCGCGCCCACTCCGCGACTCGCTACGGACAACGCCGCCATGATCGCCCGGGCGGGACTCTTCCGTTATAATCATGGTGAGCGGGCATCGCTCGACCACGCCGCACGAGCGACCGCACCACTTCCTGGCCAGGAATGA
- the rpe gene encoding ribulose-phosphate 3-epimerase yields MTVKPIRIAPSILSADFACLRDEIDMCRQGGADWIHVDVMDGQFVPNLTFGTKVIDAVRRCTDLPIDVHLMVIHPESYFEDFARAGATGLTIHAEATVHLQRHLSHIRSLGCRAGVAINPATSLDSVREVTDDIDLLLVMTVNPGFGGQAFIPASIDKIRRARRLLDESRSDADLEVDGGVARDTILQCRRAGADTFVAGNAIFSAARPSAEIGELRAAATELA; encoded by the coding sequence ATGACAGTGAAACCAATTCGCATTGCCCCCTCGATACTGAGCGCGGACTTCGCATGCCTTCGCGACGAGATCGACATGTGCAGGCAGGGCGGCGCCGACTGGATTCACGTCGATGTGATGGATGGGCAGTTCGTCCCGAATCTGACATTCGGTACCAAGGTCATCGACGCGGTGAGACGTTGCACGGATCTGCCCATCGACGTTCATCTGATGGTGATCCATCCTGAATCGTACTTCGAGGATTTCGCACGCGCGGGAGCAACGGGACTGACGATCCACGCCGAGGCCACCGTGCATCTCCAGCGTCACCTGTCCCATATCAGATCGCTCGGCTGTAGAGCGGGAGTCGCGATCAATCCCGCGACGTCGCTGGACTCAGTGCGTGAAGTGACTGACGACATCGATCTCCTGCTCGTGATGACGGTCAATCCAGGATTCGGAGGACAGGCGTTCATTCCTGCGTCGATCGACAAGATCCGTCGCGCGCGGCGGCTGCTCGACGAGTCACGCTCCGATGCGGATCTGGAAGTCGACGGCGGTGTGGCGCGCGACACGATTCTGCAATGCCGTCGTGCCGGCGCCGACACGTTTGTCGCTGGCAATGCGATCTTCTCGGCGGCCAGACCATCTGCAGAAATTGGCGAGCTGAGAGCCGCCGCGACGGAGCTGGCATGA